The following are encoded together in the Ovis aries strain OAR_USU_Benz2616 breed Rambouillet chromosome 15, ARS-UI_Ramb_v3.0, whole genome shotgun sequence genome:
- the ADM gene encoding pro-adrenomedullin encodes MKLVPVALMYLGSLIFLGVDTARLDVAAEFRKKWNKWALSRGKRELRESRSYPTGLADMKAGPVQTLIRPQDVKGASRSPQASSPDAARIRVKRYRQSLNNFQGQRGFGCRFGTCTVQKLAHQIYQFTDKDKDGVAPRNKISPQGYGRRRRRSLPEAGLGRTLLQPPEPKARGAPDSRVHQVFATLLRI; translated from the exons ATGAAGCTGGTTCCCGTCGCCCTCATGTACCTGGGCTCGCTCATCTTCCTAGGCGTGGACACCGCACGGCTCGACGTGGCGGCAGAGTTCCGAAAGAA ATGGAATAAATGGGCGCTAAGTCGTGGAAAAAGGGAACTTCGCGAGTCCCGTAGCTACCCCACCGGGCTCGCCGACATGAAGGCCGGGCCTGTCCAGACTCTTATTCGGCCCCAGGACGTGAAGGGCGCCTCTCGCAGCCCTCAGGCCAG CAGTCCTGACGCAGCCCGCATCCGAGTCAAGCGCTACCGCCAGAGTTTGAACAACTTCCAGGGCCAGCGGGGCTTTGGTTGTCGCTTCGGGACGTGCACGGTGCAGAAGTTGGCGCATCAGATCTACCAGTTCACGGACAAGGACAAGGACGGAGTCGCCCCCAGGAACAAGATCAGCCCTCAGGGCTACGGCCGTCGACGCCGACGTTCACTGCCCGAGGCCGGCTTGGGTCGGACTCTATTACAGCCTCCAGAGCCAAAGGCGCGAGGGGCCCCGGACTCCCGGGTGCATCAAGTATTTGCCACCCTCCTTAGGATTTAG